The Exiguobacterium aurantiacum DSM 6208 genome includes a window with the following:
- a CDS encoding MMPL family transporter, producing MERLGHTLVRWRYIVVAIWTVLLAVSVYFGLQLPGELRGNGFAIQDGRFAQVEDKLNDRFDRAGASMIVLLEGGDLDAALEEQREQLEALNGVDGIITPDENPDARSGDVAYLLLEFNDYETAEASIEDVRNALIQNSDTEIRLTGEPVFADDLNEASKNDLIRAELIGIPVALVVLLLVFGTPLAAFMPLFVGVITFIVAAGSLFFFAQTMELSIFVLNAVAMIAIALGIDFSLLLVNRYREELAKGKSREAAIVRTVATAGRSILFSGLCVFVGLAGLLFIQVDVFQAIALGALIAVAGAVLSALTLLPSALYIVGDSINKWRLIKTNEVRSEVRWQQLARFVMKRPVVMTLVALLLLLPSLWFVRDLELNIPDADALPTSYESRAALERWDDVFGATATDAVLLFETNDLTDSMILDELTALTDELNEDPIVDNVTTFLTASGLEPEAFQQLAEVAPEQLEAFDRLVTLDGDTNLALVNVSFDVPPSDKEAQAFVRDWREKGFEVGGPAAFNEEIYEEIYDSIPYAVITVILATFVILMWAFRSILIPIKAIIMNVLGLGATFGLLVIIFESGYVYDAETISILTPVFIFSLVFGLSMDYEVFLVSRIEEYYRETGDNDYATEMGLAKTSKIITSAAIIMIVVTGAFAFTGVSPIKQLGVGIALAIFIDATIIRILLVPSLMKLFGDWNWWWFGKKNLPKRNLH from the coding sequence ATGGAACGATTAGGACACACGTTAGTCCGATGGCGCTACATAGTCGTCGCGATTTGGACCGTATTATTGGCGGTATCGGTGTATTTTGGATTGCAACTCCCGGGCGAATTGCGAGGCAACGGTTTTGCCATTCAAGACGGACGGTTCGCCCAAGTCGAGGACAAGTTGAATGATCGGTTCGACCGAGCCGGTGCCTCGATGATCGTGTTGCTTGAAGGCGGGGACCTCGATGCCGCGCTCGAAGAGCAACGCGAACAACTCGAAGCGTTAAACGGTGTCGATGGGATCATCACGCCGGATGAGAATCCAGACGCGCGGTCTGGGGACGTCGCATATTTACTCTTGGAGTTTAACGACTATGAGACGGCCGAGGCGTCCATCGAGGACGTCCGCAACGCCCTCATTCAAAACAGTGACACTGAAATCCGTTTGACCGGTGAGCCGGTCTTCGCCGATGACTTGAACGAGGCGTCGAAAAACGATTTGATTCGAGCCGAATTGATTGGGATACCGGTCGCGCTCGTCGTCCTCTTGCTCGTGTTCGGGACGCCGCTTGCGGCATTCATGCCACTCTTTGTCGGTGTGATCACGTTCATCGTTGCGGCCGGATCGCTTTTCTTCTTCGCTCAGACGATGGAACTGTCCATTTTCGTCTTGAACGCGGTGGCGATGATTGCGATCGCGCTTGGCATCGACTTCTCGCTCCTGCTCGTCAACCGCTACCGTGAAGAGTTAGCGAAAGGGAAGTCACGGGAAGCGGCCATTGTCCGCACGGTCGCGACCGCGGGCCGATCGATTCTGTTCTCCGGCCTTTGTGTGTTCGTCGGCTTGGCCGGTCTCTTGTTCATTCAAGTGGACGTTTTCCAAGCCATCGCGCTCGGCGCGCTCATCGCCGTCGCCGGTGCCGTCTTATCGGCACTTACGCTCTTGCCGTCAGCGCTTTACATCGTCGGTGACTCGATCAACAAATGGCGCCTCATCAAGACGAACGAGGTCCGTTCCGAAGTGCGCTGGCAACAGCTCGCCCGTTTCGTCATGAAACGTCCGGTCGTCATGACGCTCGTCGCGCTTCTCCTGTTGTTGCCGAGCCTCTGGTTCGTCCGCGACTTGGAGCTCAATATTCCGGACGCCGATGCGCTCCCGACGTCGTATGAGTCGCGCGCTGCCTTGGAACGTTGGGACGATGTGTTCGGCGCCACCGCGACGGATGCGGTCCTCTTGTTCGAGACGAACGATTTGACCGATTCGATGATTCTCGATGAATTGACGGCGCTCACCGATGAGTTGAACGAAGATCCGATTGTTGACAACGTCACGACGTTCTTGACGGCGTCGGGGCTTGAACCGGAAGCGTTCCAACAACTCGCCGAAGTCGCTCCCGAACAGCTCGAGGCGTTCGACCGTCTCGTCACACTTGATGGCGACACGAATCTCGCTCTCGTCAACGTCAGCTTTGATGTTCCGCCAAGCGACAAGGAAGCGCAGGCGTTCGTCCGCGATTGGCGTGAGAAAGGGTTCGAGGTCGGAGGGCCAGCCGCGTTCAACGAAGAGATTTATGAAGAGATATATGACAGCATCCCGTATGCGGTCATCACGGTCATTTTGGCGACGTTCGTCATCCTCATGTGGGCGTTCCGTTCCATTCTGATTCCGATCAAGGCGATCATCATGAATGTGCTCGGTCTCGGGGCGACGTTTGGACTTCTCGTCATTATCTTCGAGTCGGGTTACGTCTATGACGCCGAGACGATCAGTATTTTGACACCGGTGTTCATCTTCTCGCTCGTCTTTGGCCTCTCGATGGACTACGAGGTGTTCCTCGTTTCGCGGATCGAGGAATATTACCGGGAGACGGGGGATAACGATTACGCGACAGAGATGGGGCTAGCGAAGACGAGTAAAATCATCACGTCGGCCGCCATCATCATGATTGTCGTGACGGGTGCGTTCGCGTTCACCGGTGTCAGTCCGATCAAACAGCTCGGGGTCGGGATCGCGCTCGCCATCTTCATCGATGCGACGATTATTCGGATTCTTCTCGTCCCGTCCTTGATGAAACTGTTCGGGGATTGGAACTGGTGGTGGTTCGGAAAGAAAAATTTACCGAAACGTAACCTTCATTAA
- a CDS encoding YycC family protein has protein sequence MRPLQLSPETAIELAKKLNVPLEDLMHMPKHILVQKMMQLEASQSEANEEKETE, from the coding sequence ATGCGCCCACTTCAACTGTCACCCGAGACAGCTATCGAACTTGCCAAGAAGCTAAACGTCCCGCTCGAAGACTTGATGCATATGCCAAAACATATCCTCGTCCAAAAAATGATGCAACTTGAAGCCTCACAATCGGAAGCGAACGAGGAAAAGGAGACGGAATGA
- the pulA gene encoding type I pullulanase → MERTIDQQTNVDLDHMAYHGKDLGVTFKSDFIRLRVWSPVATEMAVKLYRTPRARKFERMALEQAEKGTWVIELDRSFEGQFYVFEAVVDGKRVESLDPYAKVVGVNGKRGCLLDPSALNPDHWVKERPLFHSSQEAVIYEAHVRDLTSHPDSGVMHRGKFLGMTEVGTKTPNGYPTGLDYITSLGITHLQLMPFFDYGSVNESKESEDNYNWGYDPVHYFAVEGSYASSADDPAARIIELKAMIQALHDRGIRVIMDVVFNHTYDAATTPLGQFVPDYYYRLNEDGTLADGSACGNDTASERAMMRKLIIECVTYWAKEFMIDGFRFDLMGLHDVKTMNQVRKALDRVDPSILVIGEGWDLDTPLSVRKKANQHNARKMPRIAQFNDAIRDGVRGDVFIEDLPGWVSGNLDMTADVKRGIAGAVTSQSFADEPNQVVNYVECHDNLTLWDKLAVTNPDDDETTRRRRHRLATTIVLLGQGIPFLHSGQEFFRTKDGDENSFNSGEVINRLDWSRAEVETPSVEYVKGLISLRKQYPLFRLENAEQIRKHLRFFDEEEGVIAYELHRHVEGYVERHLVYHNGLEEAVDVKLPSGKFEVNVEDHTVNLTAPRLVEDRHMTIAPLSTLVVTERRPDYSKYAVAGGAALAILGLWYVAKKRKNKQK, encoded by the coding sequence ATGGAACGTACTATTGATCAACAGACAAATGTAGATTTAGATCATATGGCTTATCACGGAAAAGATCTCGGGGTGACGTTTAAAAGTGACTTCATCCGGTTGCGAGTCTGGTCGCCAGTCGCCACAGAAATGGCTGTCAAACTGTACCGGACGCCACGGGCCCGTAAGTTTGAACGGATGGCGCTCGAGCAGGCAGAGAAAGGAACGTGGGTCATTGAACTCGATCGCTCGTTCGAAGGACAGTTTTACGTGTTCGAGGCGGTCGTTGACGGCAAGCGTGTCGAGTCGCTCGATCCGTATGCGAAAGTCGTCGGTGTCAACGGCAAACGCGGATGTCTTCTCGACCCATCTGCGCTTAATCCTGACCATTGGGTGAAAGAACGTCCGCTCTTCCACTCTTCGCAAGAAGCGGTCATCTATGAGGCACACGTCCGTGACTTGACGAGCCATCCGGACAGCGGCGTCATGCATCGTGGTAAATTCCTCGGCATGACCGAGGTCGGCACGAAGACGCCGAACGGCTATCCGACCGGACTCGACTACATCACCTCGCTCGGCATCACGCATTTGCAACTCATGCCGTTTTTCGACTACGGGTCGGTCAATGAGTCAAAAGAGAGTGAAGACAATTACAATTGGGGCTACGATCCGGTGCATTACTTTGCCGTCGAAGGTTCTTACGCGTCATCCGCGGACGACCCGGCCGCTCGCATCATCGAGTTGAAGGCGATGATTCAAGCGCTCCATGACCGCGGGATCCGTGTCATCATGGACGTCGTCTTCAACCACACATATGATGCCGCGACAACGCCACTTGGTCAGTTCGTGCCGGATTATTATTACCGATTGAACGAAGACGGGACACTCGCTGACGGATCAGCTTGTGGGAACGATACGGCGTCGGAGCGGGCGATGATGCGGAAACTGATCATCGAATGTGTGACGTATTGGGCGAAGGAGTTCATGATTGACGGCTTCCGTTTCGATTTGATGGGGCTGCATGACGTCAAGACGATGAACCAAGTCCGCAAAGCGCTCGACCGCGTCGACCCTTCGATTCTCGTCATCGGAGAAGGATGGGACCTCGACACGCCACTCTCGGTACGAAAGAAAGCGAACCAACATAACGCCCGGAAGATGCCGCGCATCGCCCAATTCAACGATGCCATCCGCGACGGCGTCCGCGGTGACGTGTTCATCGAGGACTTACCAGGCTGGGTGAGCGGCAACCTCGACATGACGGCTGATGTGAAACGCGGCATCGCCGGCGCGGTCACGAGTCAAAGTTTTGCCGACGAACCGAACCAAGTCGTCAACTACGTCGAGTGCCATGACAACTTGACGCTCTGGGACAAGCTCGCCGTGACGAACCCGGACGATGACGAGACGACGCGTCGCCGCCGCCATCGTCTCGCGACGACGATCGTGTTGCTCGGGCAAGGCATCCCGTTCCTCCATAGCGGACAGGAATTCTTCCGGACAAAAGACGGAGACGAGAACAGTTTCAACTCCGGTGAAGTCATCAACCGCTTGGACTGGAGCCGGGCCGAAGTCGAGACGCCGAGCGTCGAGTACGTCAAAGGCTTGATCAGTTTACGAAAGCAGTATCCGTTGTTCCGCCTCGAGAACGCGGAGCAGATCCGGAAACATTTACGCTTCTTTGATGAGGAAGAGGGCGTGATCGCATACGAGCTGCATCGCCACGTCGAAGGGTACGTGGAACGCCACCTCGTCTACCATAACGGTCTTGAGGAGGCGGTCGACGTGAAGCTGCCGTCCGGGAAGTTTGAAGTGAACGTCGAGGATCATACGGTCAACTTGACGGCGCCGCGGCTCGTCGAAGATCGGCACATGACGATCGCCCCGTTATCGACGCTCGTCGTGACCGAACGTCGTCCAGACTACAGCAAATACGCTGTCGCCGGCGGAGCGGCGCTTGCCATCCTCGGTCTCTGGTATGTGGCGAAAAAACGGAAAAACAAGCAAAAGTAA
- a CDS encoding YajQ family cyclic di-GMP-binding protein, whose product MAKDNSFDIVSEMNLEEVKNAIQIAEKEILNRYDFKGSKSEMSLENGDLVLVSDDDYKLEQLKDVMITKLIKRGVPTKNLDYQKVERALGGTVRQRVKLKSGIDKDDAKKINTAIKESKLKVKSQIQDDQIRVTAKSRDDLQAVMQLVRELELSVDAQFTNYR is encoded by the coding sequence ATGGCAAAAGACAATTCTTTTGATATTGTGTCAGAAATGAACCTCGAAGAAGTGAAGAACGCGATCCAAATCGCCGAAAAAGAAATCTTGAACCGTTACGATTTCAAAGGGTCGAAAAGCGAGATGTCACTCGAAAACGGCGACCTTGTCCTCGTCTCAGATGACGACTATAAGCTCGAACAGTTGAAAGACGTCATGATTACGAAATTGATCAAGCGTGGCGTCCCGACGAAAAACCTCGACTATCAAAAAGTCGAGCGCGCGCTCGGCGGAACGGTCCGTCAACGCGTCAAATTGAAGAGCGGGATCGATAAAGATGACGCGAAAAAAATCAACACCGCCATCAAAGAGTCGAAATTGAAAGTGAAATCACAAATTCAAGACGATCAAATCCGCGTGACGGCCAAGTCACGTGATGACCTGCAAGCTGTCATGCAGCTCGTCCGCGAGCTCGAGTTGTCGGTTGACGCCCAGTTCACGAACTACCGATGA
- a CDS encoding metallophosphoesterase family protein — protein sequence MKLAIISDPHGSFADLKAVLESVRRETEHILCLGDLYECHIGKKRRNERFRDVTDVVTYDPDYEALLTFPSLRGNQEERIDEVLVVSHPVKTRIALLPEQTTLDEALFLHGHQVKWNEDWEPLVEKGKYPLVFIGHSHIPGIYRKGRSIPWEIGTPFKLKKKRYVINVGAVIFDREWCLYDTDARTVTRMKA from the coding sequence ATGAAACTCGCCATCATCAGTGACCCGCACGGCTCGTTCGCTGATTTGAAAGCCGTGCTCGAGTCCGTCCGCCGCGAGACCGAGCACATCCTTTGCCTCGGCGACTTGTACGAGTGCCATATCGGCAAAAAACGGCGCAACGAAAGGTTTCGCGATGTGACGGACGTCGTGACGTACGACCCGGACTACGAGGCGCTCCTCACGTTCCCGAGCCTGCGCGGCAATCAAGAAGAACGAATCGACGAGGTGCTCGTCGTCTCACATCCGGTCAAGACGCGCATCGCGCTCCTCCCGGAACAGACAACGCTCGATGAGGCGCTGTTCCTACATGGTCATCAAGTGAAGTGGAACGAAGACTGGGAACCGCTCGTCGAGAAAGGCAAGTACCCGCTCGTCTTCATCGGTCACAGCCACATTCCGGGTATTTACCGGAAAGGACGCTCGATCCCGTGGGAAATCGGGACACCGTTCAAGTTGAAGAAGAAACGCTACGTCATCAACGTCGGCGCCGTCATCTTTGACCGTGAATGGTGCCTGTACGACACGGATGCACGGACGGTCACACGGATGAAGGCATGA
- the argS gene encoding arginine--tRNA ligase yields the protein MSYERKYAEALSRVIGDELTLDQIEALIEKPKHEAHGDLAFPCFQLAKAYRKAPVMIATDIAGELNDELFTKVEAAGPYVNVFLSRDVVSQEIINMVLDESADYATHATRNETIVTDFSSPNIAKPFSMGHLRSTVIGNAINQIARKNGYDVVGINHLGDWGTQFGKLMVAYKKWGDEEAVRANPIAELLKLYVHFHEEAKTQPELEDEGRAWFKKLEDGNEEATELWTWFRDESLKEFQKVYDLLGVEFDSFNGEAFYNDKMDRIVAMLEEKQLLVESEGAMVVSLEDENLPPCLIKKKDGATLYATRDLAAAVYRHETYNFVQANYVVGGEQALHFKQLFSVLRKLGYDFVDGMHHVPFGLILQEGKKMSTRKGRIVLLEEVLKEAIEKAQANIAQKNPELANADDVARMVGVGAVIFHDLKNERINNIEFDLDSMLKFEGETGPYVQYTNARANSLLRKGNYDGSTFAGADDDHTWGVVTMLNAFPHVITRAHERREPSIISRYVLDLAQAFNKYYGHVRVLEEDAGKQSRLALVKAVTIVLTEGLRLIGVQAPEEM from the coding sequence ATGAGTTATGAACGCAAGTATGCAGAAGCGTTGTCCCGTGTCATCGGCGACGAATTGACGCTCGACCAGATTGAGGCCTTGATTGAAAAACCGAAACACGAAGCGCATGGGGATTTGGCGTTCCCATGCTTCCAACTCGCCAAAGCTTACCGGAAAGCCCCGGTCATGATTGCGACGGATATCGCGGGCGAGCTAAACGATGAACTGTTCACGAAAGTCGAAGCGGCAGGACCTTACGTCAATGTCTTCTTGAGCCGTGACGTCGTCTCGCAAGAAATCATCAATATGGTGCTCGATGAATCGGCGGACTACGCGACGCACGCGACGCGCAACGAGACGATCGTGACAGACTTCTCGTCGCCGAACATCGCCAAACCGTTCTCGATGGGTCACCTTCGCTCGACGGTCATCGGAAATGCGATCAACCAAATCGCTCGCAAGAACGGTTATGACGTCGTCGGCATCAACCACCTCGGCGACTGGGGCACACAGTTCGGAAAACTCATGGTCGCCTACAAAAAATGGGGCGACGAGGAAGCGGTACGCGCCAACCCGATCGCTGAGCTATTGAAACTTTACGTCCACTTCCATGAAGAAGCGAAGACGCAACCGGAACTCGAAGACGAGGGCCGTGCTTGGTTCAAGAAACTTGAAGACGGCAACGAGGAAGCGACTGAACTGTGGACATGGTTCCGCGACGAGTCACTCAAAGAGTTCCAAAAAGTATACGACCTGCTCGGTGTCGAATTCGACAGCTTTAACGGGGAAGCGTTCTACAATGACAAGATGGACCGCATCGTCGCCATGCTCGAAGAGAAGCAGCTTCTCGTCGAAAGCGAAGGGGCGATGGTCGTCTCACTCGAGGACGAGAACTTGCCGCCGTGCTTGATCAAGAAGAAAGACGGCGCGACGCTTTACGCGACGCGTGACTTGGCTGCGGCCGTCTACCGTCACGAGACGTATAACTTTGTCCAGGCGAATTACGTCGTCGGCGGCGAGCAGGCGCTCCACTTCAAGCAACTTTTCTCTGTGCTTCGTAAACTCGGTTATGACTTCGTCGACGGCATGCACCACGTCCCGTTCGGCTTGATTTTGCAAGAAGGAAAGAAGATGTCGACACGTAAAGGCCGCATCGTCCTTCTCGAGGAAGTGCTGAAAGAAGCGATCGAAAAAGCACAGGCGAACATCGCGCAAAAGAACCCGGAACTTGCGAACGCAGACGACGTGGCCCGCATGGTCGGTGTCGGCGCGGTCATCTTCCACGACTTGAAAAACGAGCGCATCAACAACATCGAGTTCGACCTCGACAGCATGCTCAAATTCGAAGGGGAGACAGGTCCTTACGTGCAGTATACGAACGCCCGTGCGAACTCACTCCTTCGTAAAGGCAACTACGACGGTTCGACGTTCGCTGGTGCGGACGACGACCATACGTGGGGCGTCGTGACGATGCTCAACGCGTTCCCGCACGTCATCACGCGTGCCCATGAGCGCCGCGAACCATCGATCATTAGCCGCTATGTTCTCGACTTGGCGCAAGCGTTCAACAAATATTACGGCCACGTACGTGTCCTTGAAGAAGATGCGGGCAAGCAGTCGCGTCTCGCCCTCGTCAAAGCTGTGACGATCGTCTTGACGGAAGGACTCCGTTTGATTGGCGTCCAAGCTCCAGAAGAAATGTAA
- a CDS encoding GGDEF domain-containing protein — MNHFRKLSALGWGIWSAFVLLTITLFATGVLNAPAIEPLPFILIALLVIIFQLDSIERKGVYFTFSESIVLIIFLFFDFETALFVNQIGLLVFQFVNLKPRVALRRFRFTYPWNAITSFLELAIPASVYLALGGETGLGFYTQDSFLPVAGLIAAIVLNTVLQKYQVGWWFRVDVPVRDFLSIAFYTYIVSLVFIFAASFFRETNLLVVSSIAAALTFFIKRLLIQKGRQDAFKSLIEQYDEAKEAVSLSQSEAQAIEVFLSQCERLNQYDAGFVEFTLFDRSLYFDLKTRQPIERPRVFDLLESTYPNESSVEYEMRFEWDAPMSDEFHDDYHSFISVRSEEIEGIRTWIVMAGEHVYGYPLIIQREIVKLLKSFNRTISRCHERDRLYTESRTDSLTLLANARAFYEYGIQQISDASMYPISVAMLDIDFFKKINDTHGHQVGDGVLQEFGRRIRQALRTDDFAARYGGEEFILLLNHCDVDQAVEIAERIRQKIEDKPFYVDGIAIQVTASIGVDTIQAFGDKRLDDTIRNADRALYVGGKYAGRNRVAHYNYLTT; from the coding sequence ATGAACCATTTCCGTAAGCTGTCTGCCCTCGGCTGGGGTATTTGGAGTGCTTTTGTACTATTGACGATCACACTGTTTGCGACAGGCGTATTGAACGCGCCGGCCATCGAGCCGTTGCCGTTCATCTTGATCGCCTTGCTCGTCATCATCTTCCAACTCGACTCCATCGAGCGCAAAGGCGTCTATTTCACATTTTCTGAAAGTATCGTCCTGATCATCTTTTTATTCTTCGACTTTGAGACAGCTCTGTTCGTCAACCAAATCGGGTTGCTCGTCTTCCAGTTCGTCAACTTGAAGCCGCGCGTCGCGCTCCGGCGCTTCCGTTTCACGTACCCATGGAATGCTATCACGTCTTTTCTAGAACTAGCGATTCCGGCGAGCGTCTACTTGGCGCTCGGTGGTGAGACGGGACTCGGTTTTTATACGCAAGACTCGTTCCTCCCCGTCGCCGGGTTGATTGCCGCCATCGTATTGAACACGGTGCTGCAGAAGTACCAAGTCGGTTGGTGGTTCCGGGTCGACGTGCCGGTCCGCGACTTCTTGAGCATCGCGTTTTATACGTATATCGTCAGCCTCGTCTTCATCTTCGCGGCGTCCTTCTTCCGCGAGACGAACTTGCTCGTCGTCAGTAGCATTGCCGCCGCGCTCACGTTCTTCATCAAACGACTGTTGATTCAAAAAGGACGACAAGACGCGTTCAAATCGCTCATCGAACAGTACGATGAAGCAAAAGAAGCCGTGTCGCTGTCGCAAAGCGAGGCGCAAGCCATCGAAGTGTTCCTCAGCCAATGCGAACGGTTGAATCAATACGACGCCGGTTTCGTCGAGTTCACGTTGTTCGACCGCTCACTCTATTTCGATTTAAAGACCCGCCAACCGATCGAACGTCCCCGCGTCTTCGATTTGCTCGAATCGACGTATCCGAACGAATCGTCCGTCGAGTATGAGATGCGTTTCGAGTGGGACGCGCCGATGTCAGATGAGTTCCACGACGACTACCACAGCTTCATCTCTGTCCGCTCCGAGGAAATCGAAGGGATTCGCACGTGGATCGTCATGGCTGGCGAGCACGTCTACGGCTATCCGCTGATCATCCAGCGCGAAATCGTCAAACTGCTCAAGTCGTTCAATCGAACGATCAGCCGTTGCCACGAACGGGATCGCCTCTATACAGAGAGCCGGACGGACAGCTTGACGCTCCTCGCGAACGCCCGGGCATTTTATGAATATGGGATTCAACAAATCTCAGACGCTTCTATGTATCCGATCTCGGTCGCAATGCTCGATATCGATTTTTTCAAAAAAATTAACGACACGCATGGCCATCAAGTCGGCGATGGCGTGCTTCAAGAATTTGGCCGTCGCATCCGTCAGGCGCTGCGGACCGATGACTTCGCGGCCCGTTATGGCGGAGAAGAGTTCATCTTGTTGCTCAATCATTGCGACGTCGACCAGGCCGTCGAAATCGCTGAACGCATTCGCCAAAAGATTGAAGACAAGCCGTTTTATGTCGATGGAATCGCGATTCAAGTGACCGCCTCGATCGGGGTCGACACGATTCAGGCGTTCGGTGACAAACGACTCGATGACACGATTCGCAACGCCGACCGGGCGTTATACGTCGGCGGCAAGTACGCCGGGCGCAACCGAGTCGCCCACTACAACTATTTGACGACTTGA
- a CDS encoding Na+/H+ antiporter NhaC family protein, producing the protein MEQPTANKWALLPLLVFLVFFIGAGIYYGDFYKFPVLIAALIALIVAAMMTKGSVTQTVERIAQGAGNPGILIMIFIFLLAGAFSNVAGEIGAIDATVNAALTLLPPSLLLSGLFVIAAFISMAMGTSTGTIAALAPIALGIHEESGVNIAIAAAAVVGGAMFGDNLSFISDTTIAAVRTQRTNMRDKFRTNFWIVLPAAVITTVLLAVLSSGESTIEVAAFEWYKLIPYLAVIVLALTGLNVILVLLGGIVLTGIIGLLDGTLSVTAFVTAMADGMIGMAEISILTLFMGGLVGLISHNGGLTYLRDALTARIQQRAGAEWSIAGLVSATNVATANNTISILVAGPLAANIADTYDIERKKSASVLDIFSCGVQGLLPYGAQLLIAAELTNTASPALVPYMFYPFLLFICGGLAIAFNFPRFKKRA; encoded by the coding sequence TTGGAACAACCGACAGCTAACAAATGGGCACTGTTGCCCTTACTCGTCTTTCTCGTCTTCTTTATCGGGGCCGGGATTTACTATGGCGATTTTTACAAATTCCCTGTATTGATTGCGGCACTCATCGCCTTGATCGTCGCGGCGATGATGACGAAAGGAAGTGTCACGCAAACCGTCGAGCGCATTGCGCAAGGCGCGGGCAACCCTGGCATTTTGATTATGATCTTTATTTTCCTGCTCGCCGGGGCGTTTTCGAACGTTGCCGGTGAGATCGGGGCGATTGACGCGACCGTCAACGCGGCGCTCACGTTGTTGCCGCCATCGCTGCTTTTGAGTGGCCTGTTCGTCATCGCGGCCTTCATCTCAATGGCGATGGGCACATCGACCGGGACCATCGCGGCGCTCGCCCCGATTGCCCTCGGCATCCATGAAGAGAGTGGGGTCAATATCGCCATCGCCGCAGCTGCCGTTGTTGGCGGAGCCATGTTCGGAGATAACTTGTCGTTCATATCGGACACGACGATCGCGGCGGTCCGGACGCAACGGACGAACATGCGCGACAAGTTCCGCACGAACTTTTGGATTGTCTTGCCGGCGGCCGTCATCACGACGGTTCTCCTCGCCGTCTTGTCGAGCGGAGAATCGACGATTGAAGTCGCTGCTTTTGAATGGTATAAGCTCATCCCTTATCTCGCCGTCATCGTCCTCGCCTTGACTGGGTTGAACGTCATCCTCGTCTTGCTCGGCGGCATCGTGTTGACCGGGATCATCGGTCTGCTTGACGGAACCTTGTCCGTGACAGCGTTCGTCACGGCGATGGCCGACGGGATGATCGGGATGGCAGAGATTTCGATTTTGACGCTCTTCATGGGCGGGCTCGTCGGACTCATCTCGCATAACGGAGGGCTCACTTATTTGCGGGACGCCCTCACTGCCCGCATCCAACAACGGGCCGGCGCCGAGTGGAGCATCGCCGGGCTCGTCAGTGCGACAAACGTCGCCACGGCGAACAATACGATTTCCATCCTTGTCGCCGGGCCGCTCGCGGCGAACATCGCCGACACGTATGACATCGAACGGAAGAAGTCGGCGAGCGTGCTCGATATCTTCTCGTGTGGCGTACAAGGGCTTCTCCCATACGGAGCCCAATTGCTCATCGCCGCCGAATTGACGAACACGGCATCACCGGCTCTCGTGCCGTACATGTTTTATCCGTTCCTCTTGTTCATCTGTGGCGGACTGGCGATTGCCTTCAACTTCCCGCGCTTCAAGAAGCGGGCCTGA
- a CDS encoding TVP38/TMEM64 family protein, whose product MLTSLEQWIIQLIEWLQELPGGPWAGLGAPFLEAIFPFLPLVLIISANAATYGFLLGALLSWVGSLLGTILVFSAVRYVFRKPMTRWLERHKKGVYWLERINHMSPVSLGFLYSLPFIPVSLITYLLALIQMPLRTFIMAAGFGKLLVVLIFSVIGDQWEEFIQSPFRLSMLGLLLLVLWAISRGLEELLKRRAFKKRNEQLKRELEAKRTTL is encoded by the coding sequence ATGCTCACATCTCTCGAACAGTGGATCATCCAATTGATTGAATGGCTTCAAGAGTTGCCAGGGGGGCCGTGGGCCGGTCTCGGCGCCCCGTTCTTAGAAGCGATTTTTCCGTTTCTTCCACTTGTCCTCATCATTTCAGCGAATGCGGCAACATATGGATTCCTGCTCGGGGCGTTATTATCATGGGTCGGCAGTTTGCTCGGGACAATTCTTGTCTTCTCAGCTGTCCGCTACGTGTTCCGCAAACCGATGACGCGCTGGCTTGAAAGACATAAGAAAGGTGTCTACTGGCTCGAACGGATCAACCATATGAGCCCGGTTTCACTCGGGTTCTTATATTCGTTGCCGTTCATCCCGGTCAGTCTGATCACGTACTTACTCGCGCTCATTCAAATGCCGCTTCGGACGTTCATCATGGCAGCCGGGTTTGGGAAACTGCTCGTCGTCTTGATTTTTTCAGTGATCGGTGACCAATGGGAAGAATTCATCCAAAGTCCGTTCCGCTTGTCGATGCTCGGCCTGTTGTTGCTCGTCTTATGGGCGATCAGCCGCGGACTTGAAGAACTTCTTAAACGGCGCGCTTTCAAAAAACGCAACGAACAGCTCAAACGTGAACTCGAAGCAAAAAGAACGACCTTGTGA